In the Methylophilus sp. 5 genome, one interval contains:
- the serS gene encoding serine--tRNA ligase: MLDIQQLRNDLDNVVARLAARKFVFPAEEFKALEAQRKTIQTNTENLQAKRNAASKQIGIAKSKGEDVSAILAEVAGLGDELKAAEAQLAEIQASMQTLMLNVPNLPHESVPVGQDESQNVEARRWGTPRSFDFEVKDHADVGAPLGLDFDTGAKLSGARFTLMKGQIAKLHRAIAQFMLDTQTDKHGYTECYTPYMVNRETLVGTGQLPKFEEDLFVTPHNDSKLYLIPTSEVTLTNTVRDEIVAADSLPIKLTAHTPCFRSEAGSYGRDTKGMIRQHQFDKVEMVQIVHPETSYQALEDMVGHAEAILQALELPYRVVSLCTGDMGFGAAKTYDLEVWLPAQNTYREISSVSNCEAFQARRLQARFRNANGKPELLHTLNGSGLAVGRTLVAVLENNQNADGSVTIPKVLQPYMGGKTALTV, from the coding sequence ATGTTAGATATACAACAACTGAGAAATGATCTGGACAATGTCGTCGCCCGTCTGGCAGCACGTAAGTTCGTGTTTCCTGCCGAAGAGTTCAAGGCCCTCGAAGCACAGCGTAAAACCATACAGACCAATACTGAAAACCTGCAAGCCAAGCGCAATGCGGCTTCTAAGCAAATCGGCATTGCCAAGTCTAAAGGCGAAGACGTCAGTGCGATTTTGGCTGAAGTCGCTGGCTTGGGCGATGAATTAAAAGCAGCAGAAGCGCAGTTGGCTGAGATTCAAGCCAGCATGCAGACACTGATGCTGAATGTGCCTAACTTGCCGCACGAAAGCGTACCGGTTGGTCAAGATGAAAGCCAAAACGTAGAGGCTCGTCGCTGGGGCACGCCACGCAGCTTTGATTTTGAAGTCAAAGACCATGCCGACGTCGGTGCGCCATTGGGCCTGGATTTTGATACCGGCGCCAAATTGTCTGGTGCACGCTTTACCTTGATGAAAGGGCAAATTGCCAAACTGCACCGCGCGATTGCCCAGTTTATGCTGGATACGCAAACTGACAAACATGGTTATACCGAGTGCTACACGCCTTATATGGTCAACCGTGAGACCCTGGTGGGTACCGGTCAATTGCCCAAGTTTGAAGAAGACTTGTTCGTCACACCGCACAACGACAGCAAGCTGTATTTGATCCCTACCTCAGAAGTCACGCTGACCAACACCGTGCGCGATGAAATTGTCGCGGCGGATAGCTTGCCAATTAAACTCACCGCTCATACACCATGCTTCCGCTCAGAGGCAGGCTCTTATGGCCGCGATACCAAAGGCATGATCCGTCAGCACCAGTTTGATAAAGTCGAAATGGTGCAGATTGTGCATCCTGAAACCAGCTATCAAGCGCTGGAAGACATGGTTGGCCATGCAGAAGCGATTTTGCAGGCACTGGAATTGCCTTACCGCGTCGTTTCGCTGTGTACCGGCGACATGGGCTTTGGCGCAGCCAAAACCTACGACCTCGAAGTTTGGTTGCCCGCACAAAATACCTACCGTGAGATTTCTTCTGTGTCTAACTGCGAAGCCTTCCAGGCACGCCGTTTGCAAGCGCGTTTCCGCAACGCCAATGGCAAACCTGAGTTACTGCATACTTTAAATGGCTCTGGCCTGGCAGTCGGCCGTACGCTGGTGGCGGTGCTAGAGAACAACCAGAATGCCGATGGCAGCGTGACGATTCCTAAGGTGTTACAGCCTTATATGGGCGGTAAAACAGCACTGACTGTGTAA
- a CDS encoding GxxExxY protein yields MDDLTGQIIGAAIEVHRELGVGLLECVYETALCHELDLRGIAYQRQVAVYISYKGVVIQGQRLDLLVHGEVIVELKAQLKLPEFAQAQLISYLKSTGLKRGLLINFAEPKLVNGVKRFSL; encoded by the coding sequence ATGGATGATTTGACGGGTCAGATTATCGGAGCGGCGATTGAGGTACATCGTGAGCTTGGCGTCGGTTTACTTGAATGTGTATATGAAACTGCCCTTTGTCATGAACTTGATTTGCGTGGTATTGCATACCAGCGTCAGGTTGCAGTATATATATCGTATAAAGGTGTAGTGATACAAGGGCAGCGCCTTGATTTACTGGTGCATGGCGAAGTGATTGTAGAGTTAAAAGCGCAATTGAAACTGCCAGAGTTTGCACAGGCACAATTGATTTCATATTTAAAATCAACAGGTCTCAAGCGCGGCCTGTTGATTAATTTTGCAGAGCCTAAATTGGTCAATGGAGTAAAACGGTTTTCTCTGTGA
- the lolA gene encoding outer membrane lipoprotein chaperone LolA → MNKGLVKTLIALSSWCVMSAALADGVDDLKQFYQSTHAMRANFKQTVFDQKGRKLQEVNGTMLLQRPNKFRWDYQKPYEQQIISDGRQVFLFDVDLQQVTVRTVDKVLGTSPAALLAGGPNVEENFRLTRLLDFEGMQRVQAKPKQKDSGFQVVIISFDHSKLAEMRLVDAFGQSTHIVFTNVEVNLGLNTNQFLFSVPKGVDVVGE, encoded by the coding sequence ATGAATAAAGGATTAGTCAAGACGCTAATCGCGTTAAGTAGCTGGTGTGTCATGTCAGCGGCATTGGCCGATGGCGTTGACGATTTAAAACAGTTTTATCAAAGCACCCACGCCATGCGTGCCAACTTCAAGCAAACCGTGTTTGACCAAAAAGGGCGCAAGCTGCAAGAGGTCAATGGCACCATGTTGTTGCAGCGACCGAACAAGTTTCGCTGGGATTATCAAAAGCCCTATGAACAGCAGATCATTAGTGATGGCCGCCAGGTATTTCTGTTTGATGTCGATTTGCAACAAGTCACCGTACGTACAGTGGATAAAGTCTTGGGCACCAGCCCGGCAGCTTTACTGGCAGGAGGCCCCAATGTCGAAGAAAATTTCCGGTTGACGCGACTGCTCGATTTTGAAGGCATGCAACGCGTACAAGCCAAGCCCAAGCAGAAAGACAGCGGTTTTCAGGTGGTGATTATTTCGTTTGACCATAGCAAACTGGCCGAAATGCGCCTGGTGGATGCCTTTGGCCAAAGCACACACATCGTGTTCACTAATGTCGAGGTCAATCTTGGCTTAAACACCAATCAATTTCTATTCTCGGTGCCTAAAGGGGTAGATGTGGTGGGCGAATAG
- the mltF gene encoding membrane-bound lytic murein transglycosylase MltF — protein MRFFSGKSTHAVWFKAILATVCATLLACSDNGSQKHLAQAKAKPDPYTIRFVTINSPSTYFIDSQNNYAGLEYDLAKRFVEFLGPPYKLEFIVVDSFDKVFPTLLRGDADIAAADISITPARKRQVLFGPAFNQVQAMVVYNRDKNNEPNNAEALFEKRIVLPKSTSFVERMRELQSKSPTLTWKETDKLSSEQLIEAVARNEIDFTVADNHLVAIMQYNYPQLDAGMMLGQADKIAWALNKLHGEERLAQMQAFFKKIEKDGTLRNLLDRYHGHTKRLKPVDVTAFLSKSHTLLPKYVRLFKSAQEITDIDWRLLAALSYQESHWDNYSTSPTNVRGLMMLTEQTSNMMNVTDRLDPKQSVMAGAKFLLWMKDRIPSRIPEPDRTFMTLAAYNNGVGHLEDARIIAQKLGLNPDSWADVKRGYQLLNDPAYYVNARHGYCSCGAPVIYTELVRSYYQIMQKYFPTYDPGVDPYKIAETKMPWLLAKAS, from the coding sequence ATGCGTTTTTTTTCTGGCAAGTCAACGCACGCAGTATGGTTTAAGGCCATATTGGCCACGGTGTGTGCGACGTTACTGGCATGTAGTGACAATGGCAGCCAAAAGCATCTGGCGCAAGCCAAGGCCAAGCCTGATCCCTACACTATCCGCTTTGTCACTATCAACAGCCCCAGCACTTACTTTATAGATAGCCAAAACAATTATGCCGGGCTTGAGTATGACCTGGCCAAGCGCTTTGTCGAGTTTTTAGGGCCACCCTATAAACTCGAATTCATCGTTGTCGACAGCTTTGATAAAGTGTTCCCGACACTATTACGAGGCGATGCTGACATCGCCGCGGCTGATATTAGCATCACCCCCGCGCGTAAACGCCAGGTATTGTTTGGCCCGGCGTTTAACCAGGTGCAAGCCATGGTGGTGTATAACCGCGACAAAAACAATGAACCCAACAATGCCGAGGCCCTGTTTGAAAAACGCATCGTGCTGCCAAAAAGCACCAGTTTTGTCGAACGCATGCGTGAATTGCAGTCAAAATCGCCCACACTCACCTGGAAAGAAACCGACAAACTCAGCTCTGAACAGCTGATTGAAGCGGTGGCACGCAACGAGATAGACTTTACCGTCGCCGACAATCACCTGGTGGCCATCATGCAATACAACTATCCGCAACTGGATGCGGGCATGATGCTAGGCCAAGCCGACAAAATTGCCTGGGCGCTCAATAAATTACATGGTGAAGAACGGCTCGCACAAATGCAGGCTTTTTTCAAAAAAATAGAAAAAGACGGCACCTTACGTAATTTATTAGACCGTTATCACGGCCACACCAAGCGCTTAAAACCCGTGGATGTCACAGCCTTTTTAAGCAAGTCGCATACCCTGCTGCCTAAATATGTGCGGCTGTTTAAAAGCGCGCAAGAAATCACCGACATAGACTGGCGCCTGCTGGCAGCACTTAGCTATCAGGAATCACATTGGGACAACTACAGCACCTCACCGACCAATGTGCGCGGCCTGATGATGCTCACAGAACAAACCTCTAACATGATGAACGTCACCGATCGACTAGACCCCAAACAAAGCGTGATGGCGGGCGCCAAATTTTTGTTATGGATGAAAGACCGCATCCCCTCGCGCATCCCCGAACCAGACCGCACCTTTATGACCCTGGCCGCCTACAACAATGGCGTCGGCCACCTTGAAGACGCGCGCATCATCGCGCAAAAACTCGGCCTCAACCCCGATAGCTGGGCAGACGTAAAACGCGGCTATCAACTGCTGAATGACCCGGCTTATTATGTGAATGCCAGACATGGCTATTGTAGCTGTGGCGCACCCGTGATTTATACCGAGTTGGTACGCAGTTACTACCAGATCATGCAAAAATACTTCCCAACCTATGACCCTGGCGTAGACCCATACAAGATTGCAGAAACAAAAATGCCTTGGTTGTTAGCCAAGGCATCTTAA
- a CDS encoding replication-associated recombination protein A, whose amino-acid sequence MSSLFEPHTPSSVPLAEQLRPKTLDEVVGQTHLLGESKPLRRAFESGKLPSMILWGPPGVGKTTLARLIAQTAEAEFVPLSAVLSGIKDIREAVERAELTLQQTGRNTILFVDEVHRFNKGQQDAFLPFVESGLITFIGATTENPSFEVNSALLSRAQVFVLNALTEPELGELLERARLKVAPDVQLTDAVTEQVLAYADGDARRLLNFAESLFNGALAGNISSIDETFLQSTMASKLRRFDKGGEAFYDQISALHKSVRGSNPDAALYWLMRMLDGGAEPLYLARRIIRMAWEDIGLADPRAMQIANDAALTFERLGSPEGELALAQAVIYLAVAAKSNAGYMAYNQAKAFVAQDKSRAVPLHLRNAPTKLMKALDYGKEYRYAHNEPGAYAAGEHYFPDDLEPQPFYQPTPRGLEGKIGEKLQHLKELDRKAKK is encoded by the coding sequence ATGTCCTCCCTGTTTGAACCACACACGCCATCTTCAGTCCCGCTTGCCGAGCAATTACGGCCAAAAACGCTCGATGAAGTAGTCGGCCAAACCCATTTACTGGGTGAAAGCAAGCCGCTGCGCCGCGCATTTGAGTCTGGTAAATTGCCCTCCATGATTTTGTGGGGGCCGCCAGGTGTGGGCAAGACCACTTTGGCTCGCTTGATTGCGCAAACGGCAGAGGCCGAGTTTGTGCCTTTATCTGCCGTGTTGTCGGGCATTAAAGATATTCGCGAAGCGGTAGAGCGTGCCGAACTCACGTTGCAGCAAACTGGCCGCAACACCATTTTGTTTGTGGATGAAGTGCACCGCTTTAACAAGGGGCAGCAAGATGCCTTTTTGCCTTTTGTTGAAAGCGGCTTGATTACCTTTATCGGCGCCACTACCGAGAATCCTTCATTTGAAGTGAATAGTGCGTTGCTGAGCCGCGCCCAGGTATTTGTGCTCAATGCCTTAACTGAGCCAGAGCTGGGTGAACTGCTTGAGCGTGCGAGGCTTAAAGTGGCCCCAGACGTGCAATTAACCGATGCTGTGACCGAGCAGGTGCTGGCCTACGCCGATGGCGATGCCAGGCGCTTGCTCAACTTTGCCGAAAGCCTGTTCAATGGTGCGTTAGCAGGCAATATCAGCAGCATCGATGAAACGTTTCTGCAGTCGACCATGGCGAGTAAATTACGCCGGTTTGATAAAGGTGGCGAAGCTTTTTACGACCAGATTTCTGCCTTGCACAAATCCGTGCGCGGCTCTAACCCGGATGCCGCGCTGTATTGGCTGATGCGTATGCTCGATGGTGGTGCTGAGCCTTTATACCTGGCACGGCGCATCATCCGCATGGCCTGGGAGGATATTGGTTTAGCAGACCCGCGTGCCATGCAGATTGCCAACGATGCAGCCCTGACGTTTGAGCGCCTGGGTAGCCCCGAAGGCGAGCTAGCGCTAGCGCAAGCCGTGATTTACCTGGCTGTGGCCGCAAAAAGTAATGCTGGCTATATGGCCTACAATCAGGCCAAGGCCTTTGTCGCGCAGGATAAATCACGCGCGGTACCACTGCATCTCAGAAACGCGCCAACCAAACTGATGAAAGCGCTCGACTACGGTAAAGAGTACCGTTATGCGCACAATGAGCCTGGCGCGTATGCCGCAGGCGAGCATTACTTTCCGGATGATTTGGAACCACAACCTTTTTACCAACCCACACCACGTGGATTGGAAGGTAAAATAGGCGAAAAATTACAGCACCTCAAAGAATTAGATAGAAAAGCCAAAAAATAG